The Anaerolineae bacterium genome window below encodes:
- the hpnK gene encoding hopanoid biosynthesis-associated protein HpnK: MPRLIVNGDDFGAAPAVNAAIAEAFRTGILTSASLMVTGEAVDEAVALARELPGLRVGLHLVLLSGRSCLPPEEVPHLVDTQGCFPENPLAAGVRWMFSAAARRELRREVEAQVTRFQETGLPPDHLNSHRHFHVHPLVFDLLVEAADRLGRPHIRFPAESWRLALAADRRYARQQIGYALVFGLLAAAYRRRRRVVSPGVDGVFGLLRTGTIDETYLIRLLQRLPEGCFELYLHPRLDTMQGRRELAALCSTRVRQVIAERRIVLTTYGDR; this comes from the coding sequence ATGCCGCGTTTGATTGTCAACGGGGACGATTTTGGCGCTGCGCCAGCCGTCAACGCTGCCATTGCTGAGGCATTTCGGACGGGCATCCTGACCAGCGCCAGCCTGATGGTCACCGGCGAAGCGGTTGATGAAGCGGTCGCCCTGGCGCGGGAATTGCCCGGCCTGCGGGTTGGGCTGCACTTGGTGCTGCTCAGCGGGCGGTCATGCCTGCCGCCGGAGGAGGTGCCGCATCTGGTGGATACGCAGGGGTGCTTCCCGGAGAATCCGCTGGCGGCGGGGGTGCGCTGGATGTTCAGCGCGGCGGCGCGGCGCGAACTGCGGCGGGAGGTCGAGGCGCAGGTGACACGCTTTCAGGAGACAGGGCTACCGCCGGATCATCTGAACAGCCACCGTCATTTTCATGTCCATCCGCTGGTGTTTGACCTGCTGGTAGAGGCAGCCGACCGACTGGGCAGACCGCACATTCGCTTCCCGGCGGAGTCATGGCGGCTGGCGCTGGCGGCGGATCGCCGCTATGCCCGGCAGCAGATCGGCTATGCGCTGGTGTTTGGCCTGCTGGCTGCGGCCTACCGCCGTCGCAGGCGGGTTGTCTCGCCCGGCGTTGACGGGGTGTTTGGCCTGTTGCGCACCGGGACAATTGATGAGACCTACCTTATCCGGTTGTTGCAGCGCCTGCCGGAAGGTTGCTTTGAGCTTTACCTGCATCCGCGCCTGGATACTATGCAGGGTCGCCGTGAACTGGCCGCGCTATGCAGCACGCGCGTCCGGCAGGTGATCGCGGAGCGGCGGATTGTACTCACCACCTACGGCGATCGGTGA
- a CDS encoding D-glycerate dehydrogenase, with amino-acid sequence MTRPRVFITRVIPEEGLALLRDACMIDLWEDELPPPYDILQRRTAEADGLLCLLSDRIDAALLEAAPRLRVISQMAVGYDNIDIAACTAHGLPVGHTPGVLTETTADFAFALLMAAARRIPEAERYARAGRWKTWGPTLLLGRDIHGATLGIIGMGRIGQAVARRARGFAMRLLYTDRAEVPEAAALGAEYRPLDALLAESDFVSLHVPLTPETFHLIDARALSLMQPTAILINTARGPVVDHMALYHALTGGQIAAAALDVTDPEPLPPDSPLLRLDNCLVVPHIASASVATRGRMAVMAAENLLAGLRGERLPHPVNPEVFDRRG; translated from the coding sequence ATGACCCGACCGCGTGTCTTCATCACCCGTGTCATCCCTGAGGAAGGGCTGGCCCTGCTGCGCGACGCCTGCATGATCGATCTGTGGGAGGACGAACTGCCGCCGCCCTATGACATCCTCCAGCGCCGGACGGCTGAGGCTGACGGTCTGCTCTGCCTGCTCTCCGACCGGATCGACGCTGCCCTGCTGGAGGCCGCCCCGCGCCTGCGCGTGATCAGCCAGATGGCCGTCGGCTACGACAATATTGACATCGCCGCCTGCACCGCCCACGGCCTGCCGGTCGGCCATACGCCCGGCGTCCTGACGGAAACCACCGCCGACTTCGCTTTTGCCCTGCTCATGGCTGCGGCGCGGCGCATCCCGGAAGCGGAGCGCTATGCCCGCGCCGGGCGCTGGAAAACCTGGGGGCCGACCCTGCTGCTGGGCCGCGACATCCATGGGGCGACGCTGGGCATCATCGGCATGGGGCGGATCGGCCAGGCCGTTGCCCGTCGGGCGCGCGGCTTCGCGATGCGCCTCCTCTACACCGACCGGGCCGAAGTTCCAGAAGCCGCCGCCCTGGGCGCAGAATACCGCCCGCTGGACGCCCTGCTGGCCGAAAGCGACTTCGTCAGTCTGCACGTCCCGCTCACGCCGGAGACGTTCCACCTGATCGACGCACGGGCGCTGAGCCTGATGCAGCCAACCGCCATCCTGATCAACACCGCCCGCGGGCCGGTTGTCGACCACATGGCGCTCTATCATGCGCTGACCGGCGGCCAGATCGCCGCTGCCGCTCTGGACGTGACCGATCCAGAGCCGCTGCCGCCCGATTCTCCACTGCTGAGGCTGGATAACTGCCTGGTCGTACCGCACATCGCCAGCGCCAGTGTGGCTACGCGGGGGCGAATGGCGGTCATGGCCGCCGAAAATCTGCTGGCCGGACTGCGCGGGGAACGCCTGCCCCACCCCGTCAACCCGGAAGTCTTCGACCGGCGGGGCTGA
- a CDS encoding DegT/DnrJ/EryC1/StrS family aminotransferase, which produces MSKLALLGGTPVRATPFTVWPQYDERERQALLEVLESRVWWRTPGTHALRFEQEFAAYHQARHGIAVTNGTAALEVAMAALGIGPGDEVIVPDYTFVATASAVLFAGARPVFVDVDPRTYCLDPGLAEAAITERTRAIIAVHLGGHPADLDRLTALARRHNLHLVEDSSHAHGSEWRGRKIGAIGDIGTFSFQQSKLMTAGEGGIVITNDDAIERQARAAHDCGRMPGEWFYAHFVYGSNYRLSEWQAAILSQQLARLDEQAAVRSRAAAYLNEHLARIEGITPQALDPRCTRNGHYAYIFHYDRAAFANAPTERFIQALNAEGIPTQASYPPLHQLALFQSGEYLKRLPPDQRDVEPPFLHQSFPNTARAAWETVWLPHYTLLGGEEDAASIVEAVRKIQHLARDLL; this is translated from the coding sequence ATGAGCAAGCTGGCCCTACTGGGAGGAACTCCCGTCCGCGCCACGCCGTTCACCGTCTGGCCGCAATACGACGAGCGCGAGCGCCAGGCCCTGCTGGAAGTGCTGGAGAGCCGCGTGTGGTGGCGCACGCCCGGCACACACGCCCTGCGCTTTGAGCAGGAATTCGCCGCCTATCACCAGGCCCGGCACGGTATCGCCGTCACCAACGGCACCGCCGCGCTGGAAGTCGCTATGGCCGCCCTGGGGATCGGCCCCGGCGACGAGGTTATCGTCCCAGACTATACGTTTGTGGCCACTGCCAGCGCTGTGCTGTTCGCCGGGGCGCGCCCGGTCTTTGTGGATGTCGACCCGCGCACCTACTGCCTTGACCCCGGCCTGGCAGAAGCAGCCATCACCGAACGCACCAGAGCGATCATCGCCGTGCACCTGGGCGGGCATCCCGCCGACCTGGATCGTCTGACCGCCCTCGCCCGCCGCCACAACCTGCACCTGGTTGAGGATAGCTCCCATGCCCACGGCTCCGAGTGGCGCGGGCGCAAGATCGGGGCGATCGGCGACATCGGGACGTTCAGCTTCCAGCAGAGCAAACTGATGACCGCCGGCGAAGGCGGGATCGTTATCACCAACGACGACGCCATCGAGCGCCAGGCCCGCGCTGCCCACGACTGCGGGCGGATGCCCGGCGAGTGGTTCTACGCGCACTTCGTCTACGGCTCCAATTACCGCCTGAGCGAGTGGCAGGCGGCGATCCTCAGCCAGCAACTGGCTCGCCTGGATGAACAGGCCGCTGTACGGTCGCGGGCCGCCGCTTACCTGAACGAGCACCTGGCCCGGATCGAAGGGATCACCCCCCAGGCGCTTGACCCGCGCTGCACCCGCAACGGGCACTATGCCTACATCTTCCACTACGATCGCGCCGCCTTCGCCAACGCGCCAACGGAACGGTTCATCCAGGCCCTCAACGCGGAAGGCATCCCGACCCAGGCCAGCTACCCGCCCCTGCATCAACTGGCTCTTTTCCAGAGCGGTGAGTACCTCAAGCGTCTGCCGCCCGATCAGCGGGACGTTGAGCCGCCCTTCCTGCACCAGAGCTTCCCCAACACGGCCCGCGCCGCCTGGGAAACGGTCTGGCTGCCCCATTACACCCTGCTGGGCGGCGAGGAAGACGCGGCCAGCATCGTGGAGGCCGTGCGCAAAATTCAGCACCTGGCCCGCGATCTGCTGTAG
- a CDS encoding ABC transporter permease, with the protein MMRTLRIQIARNPLMAVGVVICLIWFTISLVAHLIAPYGPLEQNMVNRLHPPSQENLMGTDQLGRDVLTRVLYGGRISLPAGLLVIIISTVIGTLVGAVAGYAGGMWDELLMRGTEIFMAFPTIILAMAIAAALGPSVINAVIAMVLVWWPNYARIVRSLVVSVKSNDYVEAARALGASDRHILFRTILPNCLAPAIVMATLDIGNAILLFAGLSFLGLGADPSTPEWGRMVADGVSNFDQWWLSTFPGLAIFTVVMAFNFVGDGLRDLADPRVRKARG; encoded by the coding sequence ATGATGCGTACGCTGCGCATTCAGATCGCCCGCAACCCATTGATGGCAGTGGGGGTGGTGATCTGTCTGATCTGGTTCACGATCTCACTGGTGGCGCACCTGATTGCTCCTTACGGGCCGCTGGAGCAGAACATGGTCAACCGCCTGCACCCCCCCAGCCAGGAGAACCTGATGGGCACCGACCAGCTGGGCCGCGATGTGTTGACCCGCGTGCTGTATGGCGGGCGGATTTCCCTGCCGGCGGGGCTGCTGGTCATCATCATCTCGACGGTGATCGGGACGTTGGTCGGCGCGGTGGCCGGGTATGCGGGGGGCATGTGGGATGAGTTGCTGATGCGCGGGACAGAGATCTTCATGGCCTTCCCGACGATCATCCTGGCCATGGCCATCGCCGCCGCGTTGGGGCCGAGCGTGATCAACGCCGTGATCGCCATGGTGCTGGTCTGGTGGCCCAACTACGCCCGTATCGTGCGCAGTCTGGTGGTCAGTGTCAAATCCAACGACTATGTGGAGGCGGCCCGCGCCCTGGGAGCCTCCGACCGTCACATCCTCTTCCGGACGATCCTGCCGAACTGCCTGGCCCCGGCCATCGTCATGGCCACGCTGGACATCGGCAACGCCATCCTGCTCTTCGCCGGGCTGAGCTTTCTGGGCCTGGGTGCGGACCCTTCCACGCCGGAGTGGGGGCGCATGGTGGCCGACGGCGTCAGCAACTTCGACCAGTGGTGGCTGAGCACGTTCCCCGGCCTGGCGATCTTCACCGTGGTGATGGCTTTCAACTTCGTGGGGGATGGCCTGCGCGACCTGGCCGATCCGCGCGTGCGCAAGGCGCGGGGGTAG
- a CDS encoding ABC transporter permease gives MSLSAYFLRRLLLAVPLVIGISLVSFIIANLVPSDPMAANLGERAAADPEIVAAFRAKWGLDEPFFVQYFTYLRNLLSGDMGTSIRTRRPVADELLRYMPATVELATAGIIVALLVGVPLGVISAVWRNRPIDFIARIISLIGVSAPVFWLALVALLLLYLRLRILPGPGRLDAVIPPPPAVTGLYTIDALVAGQWRTLGNALAHLILPAVVLGAYSAGLITRITRSAMLDVLSMDYITTARSKGLRERTVILRHGLRNALLPVVTVIGLSYGNLLTGAVLTETIFSWGGIGRFAYDSARSLDFPSIMGVSMLIALVFVLTNLIVDMLYYILDPRIRL, from the coding sequence ATGTCGTTATCCGCCTATTTTCTGCGACGTTTGCTGCTGGCCGTGCCGCTGGTGATCGGCATCTCGCTGGTTTCCTTCATCATCGCCAATCTGGTTCCCAGCGATCCGATGGCCGCCAACCTGGGCGAGCGCGCTGCCGCTGACCCGGAGATCGTGGCCGCCTTCCGGGCCAAGTGGGGGCTGGACGAGCCGTTTTTTGTCCAGTACTTCACGTACCTGCGCAACCTGCTCAGTGGTGATATGGGGACATCCATCCGTACGCGGCGGCCGGTGGCCGACGAACTGTTGCGCTACATGCCCGCGACGGTGGAACTGGCGACGGCGGGGATTATCGTGGCCCTGCTGGTTGGCGTCCCGCTGGGCGTGATCTCGGCGGTGTGGCGCAACCGCCCGATCGACTTTATCGCCCGGATCATCTCCCTGATCGGGGTCAGTGCGCCGGTGTTCTGGCTGGCGTTGGTGGCGCTGTTGCTGCTCTACCTGCGGTTGCGTATTCTGCCGGGGCCAGGGCGGCTGGACGCCGTGATCCCGCCGCCGCCAGCAGTGACCGGCCTGTATACGATCGACGCGCTGGTGGCCGGGCAGTGGCGCACACTGGGTAACGCCCTGGCGCACCTGATCCTGCCGGCGGTAGTGCTGGGGGCCTATTCCGCCGGGTTGATCACGCGCATCACCCGCTCGGCCATGCTGGATGTACTGTCAATGGATTACATTACAACGGCACGCAGCAAGGGTCTGCGGGAGCGGACGGTGATCCTGCGGCATGGCCTGCGCAACGCCCTGCTGCCTGTGGTGACTGTGATCGGGCTATCGTATGGCAACCTGTTGACCGGCGCGGTGCTGACGGAGACGATCTTCTCCTGGGGCGGCATCGGGCGCTTCGCCTATGATTCGGCCCGCAGCCTGGACTTCCCCTCGATCATGGGGGTGAGTATGCTGATCGCGCTGGTCTTTGTGCTCACCAACCTGATTGTGGACATGCTTTATTACATCCTCGATCCCCGGATTCGCTTATAG
- a CDS encoding ABC transporter substrate-binding protein translates to MRRLYGLLVVVSLLSLLAFGGAAAQEEKVLVVGLSEDYNGLDVHRAYEPGGSLIHKIVYDTLVTFPTDSVSEILPNLAESWTISDDGLVYTFTLRGDVVFSNGDPLTAEDVVFSFNRMKNLKDNPAFLADGIVSVEAPDERTVVLTLAAPDPAILAKLVFDAFSVVNADVVRAQGGTDAENASEADTAELWFNDNSAGTGPYMVDFYEPTVQTVLVRNPNYWGEAPYFDRIIIRNMPEAATQKLALEAGDIHIAMDITADQLPSLEGNPNISVYSTQSDTLIFLLMNQDPEIGGPMSDPKVQLAVRYALDYEGLKLLGGAGTNTPAAMVPLGFAGALDASEALPRDLEMARSLLTEAGYPDGFTVDLRYPDFTYIGTQFSLVAQKVQADLAEVGITVNLVPEELQVSLEAYRGGRHGFGLWLWNPDYYDTLDYVEFLPGGVVGKRANWTDENADATILELRDKVKVETDPEVRNQLFREIQLYEQQSGPFAPLFQPGVHFAYNATLKGFNYNGQWRVDLSLLSF, encoded by the coding sequence ATGCGACGCCTTTATGGACTTCTTGTAGTGGTGTCGCTCCTGAGCCTGCTGGCCTTTGGCGGCGCAGCAGCCCAGGAGGAAAAGGTACTGGTCGTTGGCCTCTCTGAGGACTACAACGGCCTGGACGTGCACCGCGCCTACGAGCCGGGCGGCTCCCTGATCCACAAGATTGTCTACGACACGCTGGTTACATTCCCGACTGATTCGGTGAGCGAAATCCTGCCCAACCTGGCCGAAAGCTGGACGATCAGCGACGATGGTCTGGTTTATACTTTCACCCTGCGGGGTGACGTGGTCTTCTCCAATGGCGACCCGCTGACTGCCGAGGATGTGGTCTTCAGCTTCAACCGCATGAAGAACCTCAAGGATAACCCGGCCTTCCTGGCGGACGGCATTGTCAGCGTCGAAGCTCCGGATGAGCGCACGGTCGTCCTGACCCTTGCTGCGCCGGACCCCGCCATCCTGGCCAAGCTGGTTTTTGACGCCTTCTCGGTGGTCAATGCCGACGTGGTTCGCGCTCAGGGTGGGACGGACGCTGAGAACGCCTCTGAGGCTGATACCGCCGAACTGTGGTTCAACGATAACTCCGCCGGGACCGGCCCGTACATGGTCGACTTCTACGAGCCGACCGTGCAAACCGTGCTGGTTCGCAATCCCAATTACTGGGGCGAGGCACCATACTTTGACCGGATCATCATCCGCAACATGCCGGAGGCTGCTACCCAGAAGCTGGCCCTGGAAGCTGGCGACATCCACATTGCCATGGACATCACCGCTGACCAGCTCCCCTCGCTGGAGGGCAACCCCAACATCTCCGTGTATTCCACCCAGAGCGACACGCTGATCTTCCTGCTGATGAACCAGGATCCAGAGATCGGCGGCCCGATGAGCGATCCGAAGGTACAGCTTGCTGTGCGCTATGCCCTGGATTACGAAGGCCTGAAGCTGCTGGGCGGTGCGGGTACCAACACGCCGGCGGCGATGGTCCCGTTGGGCTTCGCCGGGGCGCTGGACGCTTCGGAGGCGCTGCCACGCGATCTGGAGATGGCCCGCAGCCTGCTGACCGAGGCCGGTTACCCCGATGGCTTCACGGTTGACCTGCGCTACCCGGACTTCACCTACATCGGCACCCAGTTCTCCCTGGTCGCCCAGAAGGTCCAGGCGGACCTGGCCGAGGTGGGCATCACGGTGAACCTGGTGCCGGAAGAGCTGCAGGTCTCGCTGGAGGCCTACCGCGGTGGACGGCACGGTTTTGGCCTGTGGCTGTGGAACCCGGACTACTACGACACGCTGGACTATGTGGAGTTCCTGCCGGGCGGTGTGGTGGGCAAGCGCGCCAACTGGACGGACGAGAACGCCGACGCGACCATCCTGGAACTGCGCGACAAGGTTAAGGTGGAGACTGACCCGGAAGTCCGCAACCAGCTGTTCCGGGAAATCCAGCTCTACGAACAGCAGTCCGGGCCGTTCGCGCCGCTGTTCCAGCCGGGCGTGCACTTTGCCTATAATGCTACGCTCAAGGGCTTCAATTATAACGGTCAGTGGCGCGTGGACCTGTCTCTGCTGAGCTTTTAG
- a CDS encoding LLM class flavin-dependent oxidoreductase codes for MAREISIAFQTDKSPAQYIALARLVDRYAFDAVSVYCDAPFQPSYGPLLLMAPHLRRARLGPAAVSPSRIHPIDIAAETALLAGLARGGVYVGIARGAWLAEHGIRELEPPLTAIREAVAVVRYLLAGAEGGLDGAIFPLAAHVRAPYPLPQGPIPILIGTWGRRLAALAGEIADEVKVGGSANPAMVPVMHGWIAAGERQAGRPEGSVGVVMGAVTVVDEDRGRARQAARRAAALYLPVVLPLDPTIPADPELIGRLQALVNAGESDAAAALISDDLLDRFAFAGAPADLIRQAEALFDAGASRIEFGTPHGLDPTTGIHLLGERVIPALKGK; via the coding sequence ATGGCCCGCGAGATCAGTATTGCCTTTCAGACGGATAAATCCCCGGCGCAGTACATCGCCCTGGCCCGGCTGGTCGACCGTTACGCCTTTGACGCGGTCAGTGTGTACTGCGATGCGCCATTTCAGCCGAGCTACGGCCCGCTGCTACTGATGGCTCCTCACCTGCGGCGGGCGCGGTTGGGACCGGCGGCAGTCTCGCCTTCGCGCATCCACCCGATCGACATTGCGGCGGAGACGGCCCTGCTGGCCGGGCTGGCGCGGGGCGGAGTCTATGTGGGTATCGCCCGCGGGGCCTGGCTGGCCGAGCATGGCATCCGCGAGCTAGAACCGCCGCTCACGGCCATCCGCGAGGCGGTGGCGGTGGTACGCTACTTGCTCGCCGGGGCGGAGGGCGGGCTTGACGGCGCCATCTTCCCGCTGGCGGCGCACGTACGCGCGCCGTACCCGCTGCCGCAGGGGCCGATCCCGATCCTGATCGGGACATGGGGCCGCCGCCTGGCGGCCCTGGCCGGAGAGATCGCCGATGAGGTCAAGGTAGGCGGCTCCGCCAACCCGGCGATGGTGCCGGTCATGCACGGCTGGATCGCTGCTGGCGAGCGGCAGGCCGGGCGTCCGGAAGGATCAGTCGGCGTGGTGATGGGGGCGGTGACGGTGGTCGACGAGGATCGGGGGCGGGCGCGGCAGGCGGCGCGCCGGGCGGCGGCGCTGTACCTGCCGGTGGTGCTGCCGCTGGACCCCACGATTCCGGCTGACCCGGAATTGATCGGGCGGCTGCAGGCGCTGGTCAACGCCGGGGAGTCTGATGCTGCCGCCGCGCTGATCTCCGACGATCTCCTGGATCGCTTCGCTTTCGCCGGGGCGCCCGCCGACCTGATCCGCCAGGCCGAGGCGCTCTTTGACGCCGGGGCGAGCCGGATCGAGTTCGGCACACCGCATGGACTCGACCCGACGACTGGCATCCACCTGCTGGGGGAGCGAGTCATCCCGGCGCTCAAGGGGAAGTAG
- a CDS encoding TIGR04076 family protein: MSRLFGLYDLRVTVVAIEGRSVCGMQVGDYFELTESSKLRLPPGKHFCIYALGAVLPLLAAKQRQLEADDWLERDTLVACPDPEERLIMRIERIARRTLDSDELT; the protein is encoded by the coding sequence ATGAGCAGACTCTTCGGTCTGTACGATCTGCGGGTGACGGTGGTCGCCATCGAGGGGCGTTCGGTATGCGGGATGCAGGTTGGCGACTACTTCGAGTTGACCGAGAGCAGCAAGCTTCGCCTGCCGCCGGGCAAGCACTTTTGCATTTATGCGCTGGGCGCGGTCTTGCCCCTGCTGGCGGCCAAGCAGCGCCAGCTTGAGGCTGATGACTGGCTGGAGCGCGATACACTGGTGGCCTGCCCCGACCCGGAAGAGCGCCTGATCATGCGCATTGAGCGCATTGCTCGCCGGACACTGGACAGTGACGAGTTGACCTGA
- a CDS encoding LLM class flavin-dependent oxidoreductase: MKFSLRFNNDLPVTAYVRLARAAEAAGFDQFWVSDDLFLRSGVVILAAVAAATERIEIGTCILNPYTIHPAEIAMIAATLDELSGGRFNLGLSAGAADFLAWIGIVPEKPRTAVVETVNAINRLLSGERVPLEGQFLRWTEEAYLRFTPRRRVPIYLGALSPNMLRAIGEVADGGLPLLFPPEHYATVLPYIQEGAVRAGRDLAALDVAACIWCSVADDRAAAEDALREKIAYYGQSLSPLIWERLGLTRDDFAPIAQAVMAERDLARGKALVTPAMLRIGVAGTAAALIPRLEGLIALGARHISFGPPLGPDPLAAIEVIGREVLPYLRRIAP, from the coding sequence ATGAAGTTCAGCCTGCGCTTCAACAATGATTTGCCGGTTACGGCGTATGTCCGGCTGGCGCGGGCAGCGGAGGCTGCTGGCTTTGACCAGTTCTGGGTTAGCGATGATCTGTTCCTGCGCAGTGGGGTGGTGATTCTGGCGGCTGTTGCGGCGGCGACGGAGCGGATCGAAATCGGGACGTGCATCCTCAATCCGTACACGATCCATCCCGCGGAGATCGCCATGATCGCGGCGACGCTGGACGAGCTATCCGGCGGGCGCTTCAACCTGGGCCTTTCCGCCGGGGCGGCGGACTTCCTGGCCTGGATCGGGATCGTGCCGGAAAAGCCGCGCACGGCTGTTGTGGAGACGGTCAACGCAATCAACCGCCTGCTTTCTGGCGAGCGCGTCCCCCTGGAAGGGCAGTTCCTGCGCTGGACGGAGGAGGCGTATCTGCGCTTTACCCCCCGGCGGCGTGTCCCGATCTATCTCGGCGCGCTCAGCCCCAATATGCTGCGGGCCATCGGGGAAGTGGCCGATGGCGGGTTGCCGTTGCTCTTCCCGCCGGAGCACTACGCGACGGTGCTGCCCTATATTCAGGAGGGCGCAGTGCGGGCCGGGCGCGATCTGGCCGCGCTGGATGTAGCGGCCTGCATCTGGTGCTCGGTCGCCGATGACCGGGCGGCGGCGGAAGACGCCCTGCGGGAGAAGATCGCCTACTATGGTCAGTCGCTCAGCCCGCTGATCTGGGAGCGGCTGGGGCTCACGCGGGACGACTTTGCGCCCATCGCCCAGGCGGTCATGGCGGAGCGCGACCTGGCGCGGGGTAAGGCGCTGGTCACGCCGGCCATGTTGCGCATCGGCGTAGCGGGCACGGCTGCCGCGCTGATCCCCCGCCTGGAAGGGTTGATCGCACTGGGCGCACGGCACATCAGCTTCGGGCCGCCGCTGGGGCCTGATCCGCTGGCGGCGATCGAGGTCATTGGGCGGGAAGTGCTGCCCTATCTGCGGAGGATTGCTCCATGA